The following nucleotide sequence is from Alphaproteobacteria bacterium.
CAGGTCGCCGCGCGCGGCTGGATGGCGCCCTCGGCGACACGGAAGAACTGGCCCCGCCCCTTGAGCCCGTCAAACAGCGCCTCGTCCGTGCCCGTCAGCCAGGCCTGACCCCCAAGGCCCTCGAGTTCCCGGAACAGCGCCTCGCGGCGTGTCCCGTCGAGATGCGCCACCACCTCGTCGAGCAGCAGCACCGGCGGCAGGGCATGCTCGAGAGCCTGCAGGCGCGCGACGGACAGCACGATCGAAATCAGAAGCGCCTTCTGCTCGCCGGTGGAGCATTGATCGGCCGGCATGTCCTTCGCCCGGTGGTGCGCCAGCAGATCGGCGCGGTGCGGCCCGTCACACGCGCCGCCCGTCTCGCCATCGATACGCCGGGTCCGGTTCAGGCTCCCGCGATACGAATCTTCCGCCTCCAGGGCGGGGCCATGCGCGAGCGCGTTTTCGAGAAACCCCGTGACCGCCAGCCGCACGCCCGGAAACGCACCCGAATTCTCGGCCGAAGCCCTGTCCAGCCGCGCCACCACCGCCCGCCGGCTGGCCGCGATCGCGACTCCTTCGGCCGCCATGCGCTCCTCGAGCGCGCTCAGCCAGGGACCGTCTACCGGGCGGCCGAACCGCACCCAATCGCGCAGCAGGCGCGATCTTTCGCGCAGCGCGTGCTCGAAAGTGGCGACGCGCCCGGCGTGGTTGGCGTCGAACCCGGCCACGATCCGGTCAAGAAACCGCCGGCGCTGCGCCGCCGATTCGGCAAAGATCCGATCCATATCCGGGGTCAGCCATAATGCGTTCATCACATCGGCGAGCGGGGCCTGGCCGCGCCTCAACCGGCCATCGATCCGGACCACCCGGCGCCCGCTCCTTTCACGTGCCGCCGTTTCCCGCGCCGCATGCCCCTCTCCCGCACGCGTGTCGTCGCCCGCGTCCGCATCGTCACGACCGTCCGCCGGGCCCGGCCTTTCGCCGGTGCCGATCTCGACCGGACCGAGCGGCCCCTCGATCCTGGCCGCAATCGCCCAGGGGCTGGCGCCGCCCCGCGTGCGCAGTTCCGAAATTCGCGCCCGGCGCAGGCCGCGGCCCGGCACCAGCAGCGAGAGCGCCTCGAGCAGGTTGGTCTTGCCCGCCCCGTTCGGCCCCGTCAGCACCACCGGTCCCGGCCCCATTTCGAAGCGCAGCCCCGGGTAGCAGCGGAAGTTGGCGAGATCGAGACGGCTGACCGTCAGGCTTTCGAACGCACCCGCGGCGCTGGCGCCGGTCGATCGTTCCGGGCTGACCCGGACCTGACTCTGGTTTTGGTTCGGACTCGTCACACGCGCATCGGCATCAGGACGTAAAGGGCGCCGGGGTCGGACAGGTCACGCACCACCGTGGGCGAGGCCGCGTCGGCCATGGCGAATTGTGCCCCGTTGGCGTCAATCTGCTGAGCGATATCAAGCAGGTAGCGGGAATTGAATCCGATCTCGATGGCATCCGACTCATAACTCACCTCGAGCTCTTCCGAGGCCGTACCGTTCTCCGGGCTGGTCGCCGAGATGGTCAGCCCCTTGGGCTGCACCGCCAGCTTCACGGCGCGCGATTTTTCCGTCGAGATGGTCGCTACCCGATCCACCGCTTCGGCGAACAGCTTGCAATCGAGTTCGAGAATTTTGTCGTTGTCGGGCGGAATGACCCGGTTGTAATCGGGGAAGGTGCCGTCGATCAGCTTCGAGGTCAGCACCACGTGATCGAAGGCGAAGGAAATCTTGATGTCGGAAAGCGCGACTTCCACCTCGCCGTCGGTGTCCTCGATCAGCTTGCGCAATTCGCCCACCGTCTTGCGCGGAATGATAATACCGGGCATGTCGGCCGCGCCGTCGGGCAGCGCGGCATCGACGCGCGCCAGCCGGTGACCGTCGGTCGCCACGGCGCGCAGGGCCGGCTTGCCATCCTCCGTCTCGGCCGCATGAAGGTATATGCCGTTGAGGTAATAGCGCGTTTCCTCGGTCGAAATGGCGAAGCGCGTGCGGTCGATCAGACTGCGCAGATCAGCCGCCGGAATGGTGAATTTATGCGGCAGGTCGCCTGCGCTGAGCGACGGAAAATCCCCCACCGGCAGGCAGGCGAGACGGAATTTCGAGCGCCCGGCCTGCAGGTGGAGCTGGCCCTTCTCGCCGTCCTGGCTGATCTGGATTTCCGAGCCGTCCGGCAGCTTGCGCACGATATCGTAGAGCGTATGGGCCGGTGCCGTCGTGGTCCCGCCCTGGCTCACCTTGGCCGTGGCGGTTTCGACAATCGCGATATCCATATCCGTCGCCGTCAGGCCGAGACCATCCTCGCCCGCCTCTATGCGCACGTTGGAGAGGATTGGTATCGTGGTCCGGCGCTCGACGACGCTTTGGACATGCGCCAGGGATTTCAGAAGTTCGGAGCGTTCGATTGTGAGTTTCATATCTGAGAACGTACTTTCAAGAACACACGAGCAAGGGGCGCAGCGGATAGCCCTGGTCACCCGGCCACCGCCCGCGACGGAGGAACGGCACCCCCGGAACGGCGCCGGCAGGTCGGCCGTTGCAACGGGGGCTGTTGCCGGGCGGCATTATAGCAGAATCTGGCTAAAACCCTACGGATTTCAGCCCCCTGAGCCGGCTATAACCTATTGAAATATATTAATGAATCCGGCCCGCCTTTTGCCCTTGCCCGGCGCCGGGACGTGCCGCCCGCCAGGGCCGCGAAGCGGGCCCCGGAAAGCCGGCGGGCGGGTCAGTTTTCGAGCATCCGGCGAAGCAGGTGCACGTCCTCGGCGAAGGAATTGTCGCTTCCCACAAGCTCGTCCACCTTGCGCACCGCGTGCATGACGGTGGTGTGGTCGCGCCCGCCGAATTTGCGTCCGATTTCAGGTAGCGAGCGCTGGGTGAGCTGCTTGCACAGATACATCGCCACCTGGCGCGGGCGGGCCACCGCCCGCGCGCGGCGGGCCGAGTGCATGTCGGAAAGACGGATATTGAAGTGCTCGGCGACGCGTTTCTGAATCTCCTCGATGGTAATCCGCCGTTCATTCGCCCGCAGCAGGTCGTGCAGCACTTCCTGGGTGTGTTCCAGCGTGACCGGCCGGCCGACGAGCTGGGCGTGGGCGGCGATGCGGTTAAGCGCGCCCTCGAGCTCGCGCACGTTTGAGGTGATCTTGTGGCCGAGAAATTCGAGCACCTTTTCCGGCACATCGATTTTGAGCTCTTCCGCCTTGGCCTGGAGGATGCCCATGCGCAGCTCGTAAGTGGTGGGGTGGATATCGGCGACGAGCCCCCAGCCGAGGCGCGAGCGCAGCCGCTCCTCCATGCCCTCAAGGTCAGTCGGCGACTTGTCCGCCGAGATCACAACCTGATGGTTCTGATCCACCAGTGCATTGAAAGTATGGAAGAATTCTTCCTGTGTGGATTCCTTGCCGATGATGAACTGAACGTCGTCGATCATCAGCACGTCCACCTGGCGGAACTGTTCCTTGAACGCCATGGTGTCGCGGAAGCGCAGCGCGCGGATGAACAGATACATGAATTTTTCGGCCGAAAGATACACCACCCGCCGATTGGGATCGCGCGCCCGGATATGCCAGGCGATGGCATGCATCAGATGGGTCTTGCCGAGCCCGACGCCGCCATAGAGGAAGAGCGGATTAAACGGCACGACAGGCGACTCGGCGCAGCGCCGGGCCGCGGCAAAGGCCAACTCGTTGGAATTGCCGACGACAAAATTGGCAAAGGTGAAGCGCGAATCGAGAGGTCCGCCGAAATCGGCATAATTTGCGCCGTCGCCCCGGACTTCGGCTCTGAAATCCGCCTTGATGCCAGCCTGATGGCGCCCGCCATCGGCGCCCGCCTGACCGCCGGCCAAGACCTGGCCATCGATGGTTTGCGGACCGGCTGCCTGGGCGGCGATCGTCGCGACGTCGAATTCGATCACCTCGATTTCGGGACGCTCGGCCCGCCACAGCTCCCGGATCCGGTCGCCGTAATGGTCACTCACCCAATCGCGAATGAAGCGGGTTGGCGCCGCAAGGTGGATTTCGCCCGCGCCGTCGCCCACCAGGACCAGCGGCTTGAGCCAGCTCCTGTAGGTTTCCTCTCCGACTTCCTTGCGGATCACCGCCCGGACGCGAGCCCACTCACCCTGGATATCCCGACCTTCGACAGACTTGACCATCTGCAACTCTTACAGCCCCCTCAAAACCCGCCGCCGTCTGAAACCGGCGCGCAGCGTACTTGTCTCAGCTTCCCGGCTTCCCAGCTTCCCGGTCTCCGGCCTGTCCGCGCTGGACGGCCTCTCGGTATCCTGTCCAGCCGTGTCTGGCTCCTCGATTCGCGCCTGATATTCCCAAACCGTCATTTTTGTATCCAGGGCAGACCGGCGGCTTTCCAGCCAGCGAGCCGTCCCCGATGGTGCTGATCATCCGGCGGCCCCTCGAAGCCGTCGGAGATGTTGAAGCACTTGGTCAGCCCGGCCGCCGTCAGCGCCTTCGCGGCCGCTTCCGAGCGCGCTCCGGACCGGCACAGGAAGAGGACCGGCGCATCCCGATCCGGTGCCTGTGCCTTGACCGCGTCAACGAAATTCGGATTGAGATCGCCCGACGGGAACTGCTGCCACTCGATGAAGGCGGGCTCCTTGCCGATGTCACTCAGCGCCGGCACACCGACCCAGTTCCATTCCGCTCGGGTCCGGACGTCCACGAGAAGCGCATCCTCATGTTCCTTGAGAATCCGCCAGGCTTCCTGGACTGTCACGTCCCCGGCGTAACTGCCGTCTGAAGCCGCACCGTGGCTCACTCCGCGATCCCCCAAAAACAACCGGTCCCAGCCGGGACCACCCCAGAGACAAATGAAGACACGGGCAAATTCCGAGACGACGCCTTTTGGCGAAAAGATTGTTCCCGATCAGATCATGGGCGGGTGGCGGGTGGCGGGTGGCAAGTGCCGGTGGCGGGAACGCTTCCGAACGCTTCTGGTGTCTCCGCCCGCGTCCGCTGTCCCTGCCGTATTTGTTACCGTCGACTTCCCGCCGCAAGCGAACCCGTTGCAAGCGAACCCATCGCAAGCGAGCCCATCAATGTCGGCTCTTTATATTTTTTGCAGTCCCCAGCTTCGTCTCTCGTGTTCAGTATTTGCGTCTCGTGCGTCCGTGCCCTCAAGCGAGTGTCGAGTCTTCCTGCAGAGGAGTCGAAGTCGCGTCCGACATTGGCGAACTCTTAAAAAAGATCGACACCAACTTTCCCTGAATTGCGGTCCTGAAATCCTGGGCGGGATCCTCCCGCCCCCAGATGAGGATCGACAATCTAAACTCACTCCCCGGGAGGGACAACGCGTTAGACTGCGTTCAGGGGAAAAAAATTTTATCCGAATCGATTCTTCCCGGTTGACATAATCGGACTCATTTTCAGTACAGCGGGTTAGCGCCGCCGTGAACCGGCGGGCTATTCCGATGTCCCCCGATTAGGAGCGGGATCCGTTCTTCGCGAACGAAAACGACCGCCCGTCAGGTTGCGGGCGGTCGGTCTGGTGTTTGCGCCGCGAAAGGCAAAAGGCGGCGCGCGTTATCAGGTCTTGAATATCAAAGCGCCGCTATGCGCTTGGCCAGTCGTGAAACGTTGCGGCTGGCCGTGCGCCAATGCAGCACGCCGCGACGAACGCCGCGGGCCAGTTCCGGTTCCGCCGCGCGAAGCGCCGCTGTCGCAGCCGCCTTGTCGCCGGTTGCGATAGCGGTCTGCACGTTCTTCACGTAGGTACGAATGCGCGTTGTTCGGGCGCGGTTCTCGGCCGTGCGCCGTTCGTCCTGACGGATGCGTTTGCGGGCGGATTTGATGTTGGCCATCTTTGGAAGATCCGAGTCTGCTGGCGTTGAGGCGCGGTTTATAGCCGCCGTGCCCGGCGGCGTCAACGGGCGGGATAGCCCCCTGAAAACAGGCGGAAATACGGGCGCTGGCCGGCCGGGCGCGCCCGTGTCGCGGGCTGGCCCGGCGGCCCGTCAGCGATGACGGAAATCCGGCTTTCTCTTTTCCATAAAGGCGCGCATGCCTTCTTTTTGATCTTCGGTCGCAAAAGTTGCGTGGAAAAGACGGCGCTCCAGCCGGATTCCCTCCGCCAGGGATGTTTCGAACGCGGCATTGACGGCCTCCTTTGCCATCATGACCGACGGCCGCGAAAAGGCGGCGATCTTTCCGGCCAGTCTGACTGCTTCGTCCACCAGCTCCCCCGACGGCACGATGCGCGCGACCAGCCCGGCCCGTTCGGCCTCCTCGGCCTCCATCATCCGGCCCGTCAGG
It contains:
- a CDS encoding DNA replication/repair protein RecF; the protein is MTSPNQNQSQVRVSPERSTGASAAGAFESLTVSRLDLANFRCYPGLRFEMGPGPVVLTGPNGAGKTNLLEALSLLVPGRGLRRARISELRTRGGASPWAIAARIEGPLGPVEIGTGERPGPADGRDDADAGDDTRAGEGHAARETAARERSGRRVVRIDGRLRRGQAPLADVMNALWLTPDMDRIFAESAAQRRRFLDRIVAGFDANHAGRVATFEHALRERSRLLRDWVRFGRPVDGPWLSALEERMAAEGVAIAASRRAVVARLDRASAENSGAFPGVRLAVTGFLENALAHGPALEAEDSYRGSLNRTRRIDGETGGACDGPHRADLLAHHRAKDMPADQCSTGEQKALLISIVLSVARLQALEHALPPVLLLDEVVAHLDGTRREALFRELEGLGGQAWLTGTDEALFDGLKGRGQFFRVAEGAIQPRAAT
- the dnaN gene encoding DNA polymerase III subunit beta; the encoded protein is MKLTIERSELLKSLAHVQSVVERRTTIPILSNVRIEAGEDGLGLTATDMDIAIVETATAKVSQGGTTTAPAHTLYDIVRKLPDGSEIQISQDGEKGQLHLQAGRSKFRLACLPVGDFPSLSAGDLPHKFTIPAADLRSLIDRTRFAISTEETRYYLNGIYLHAAETEDGKPALRAVATDGHRLARVDAALPDGAADMPGIIIPRKTVGELRKLIEDTDGEVEVALSDIKISFAFDHVVLTSKLIDGTFPDYNRVIPPDNDKILELDCKLFAEAVDRVATISTEKSRAVKLAVQPKGLTISATSPENGTASEELEVSYESDAIEIGFNSRYLLDIAQQIDANGAQFAMADAASPTVVRDLSDPGALYVLMPMRV
- the dnaA gene encoding chromosomal replication initiator protein DnaA; translation: MVKSVEGRDIQGEWARVRAVIRKEVGEETYRSWLKPLVLVGDGAGEIHLAAPTRFIRDWVSDHYGDRIRELWRAERPEIEVIEFDVATIAAQAAGPQTIDGQVLAGGQAGADGGRHQAGIKADFRAEVRGDGANYADFGGPLDSRFTFANFVVGNSNELAFAAARRCAESPVVPFNPLFLYGGVGLGKTHLMHAIAWHIRARDPNRRVVYLSAEKFMYLFIRALRFRDTMAFKEQFRQVDVLMIDDVQFIIGKESTQEEFFHTFNALVDQNHQVVISADKSPTDLEGMEERLRSRLGWGLVADIHPTTYELRMGILQAKAEELKIDVPEKVLEFLGHKITSNVRELEGALNRIAAHAQLVGRPVTLEHTQEVLHDLLRANERRITIEEIQKRVAEHFNIRLSDMHSARRARAVARPRQVAMYLCKQLTQRSLPEIGRKFGGRDHTTVMHAVRKVDELVGSDNSFAEDVHLLRRMLEN
- a CDS encoding rhodanese-like domain-containing protein: MSHGAASDGSYAGDVTVQEAWRILKEHEDALLVDVRTRAEWNWVGVPALSDIGKEPAFIEWQQFPSGDLNPNFVDAVKAQAPDRDAPVLFLCRSGARSEAAAKALTAAGLTKCFNISDGFEGPPDDQHHRGRLAGWKAAGLPWIQK
- the rpsT gene encoding 30S ribosomal protein S20, which translates into the protein MANIKSARKRIRQDERRTAENRARTTRIRTYVKNVQTAIATGDKAAATAALRAAEPELARGVRRGVLHWRTASRNVSRLAKRIAAL